A single window of Gavia stellata isolate bGavSte3 chromosome 16, bGavSte3.hap2, whole genome shotgun sequence DNA harbors:
- the FAM114A2 gene encoding protein FAM114A2: MSERDSGENLKEETSYKDENEQKAEELGCTESNEEREQQLEPVPMTRKRPEPKPPSQPAATEKPTAETLTVSDSPAAVQTGWGYWGSWGKSLLSTASATVATVGQGISNVIEKAETTLGIPSPSEISSETRDATTGSENPGANSTDAVDDGSSFPIAGALGVLSTISTAVQSTGKSVISGGLDALEFIGKKTMDVIAEGDPGFKKTKGLMNRSSTLSQVLREAKEKEEQQTATEVTMATEKKAHYGLLFDEFQGLSHLEALEMLSRESESKVKSVLNALSGEELDTLKEEMEQLKEAFSLPEFFEEEEEEKKGDEFTKEVTELFSELRISSKPDKLIMVRTSAHEWIAQFNSSLPKEEKESEENQEVESRHGDHDAKKSVEDIHAFAIRSLAELTACSIEMFHKTAALFLRGQKEEVTATDRAKLLSQMTIVLCKELSTFSKEFTMCLTTAGVKEKADVLNPLITGVFLEASNSASYIQDAFQLLLPVLQISVIEARTELSQQ, encoded by the exons ATGTCTGAGAGAGACAGTGGTGaaaatctgaaagaagaaacctcttacaaagatgaaaatgaacAGAAGGCAGAGGAACTTGGCTGCACTGAGAGCAATGAAGAGAGAGAGCAACAGCTTGAGCCTGTGCCTATGACTCGGAAAAGACCTGAACCCAAACCCCCAAGCCAGCCTGCTGCCACAGAAAAGCCCACAGCTGAAACCCTCACG GTCTCAGATTCTCCTGCTGCAGTTCAGACAGGATGGGGGTACTGGGGAAGCTGGGGGAAATCTCTTCTGTCAACTGCGTCTGCTACTGTAGCAACTGTAG GTCAAGGTATTTCAAATGTcatagaaaaagcagaaacaaccCTTGGGATCCCCAGTCCTAGTGAAATCTCTTCAGAGACTAGAGATGCTACAACAG GAAGCGAGAATCCTGGTGCTAACAGCACAGATGCAGTTGATGATGGCAGTTCCTTTCCTATTGCTGGGGCTCTTGGAGTTTTATCAACCATCTCTACTGCTGTTCAAAGCACA GGAAAAAGTGTTATTAGTGGAGGTCTGGATGCCTTGGAATTCATCGGGAAAAAGACAATGGATGTAATAGCTGAGGGAGACCCTGGATTCAAAAAAACAAAGGGCCTAATGAATAGAAGCTCTACATTATCTCAG gtctTACGAgaggcaaaggagaaagaagagcagcAGACAGCTACTGAGGTTACCATGGCTACGGAGAAGAAAGCCCATTATGGGTTACTGTTTGATGAGTTTCAGGGTCTTTCGCATCTGGAGGCCTTAGAGATGCTTTCCAGAGAGAGTGAATCAAAG GTGAAATCGGTTCTAAATGCTCTCTCTGGAGAAGAGTTGGACACACTGAAGGAGGAAATGGAACAACtcaaagaagcattttctttacCAGAATTCtttgaggaagaagaagaagaaaagaagg GAGATGAGTTCACAAAAGAAGTAACAGAGTTGTTTTCAGAATTGCGTATCTCCTCAAAGCCGGACAAACTGATCATG GTAAGGACGTCTGCTCATGAATGGATAGCACAATTCAACAGCAGTCTtcctaaagaagaaaaagagagtgaAGAAAACCAAGAAGTAGAATCCAGACATGGTGACCATGATGCTAAAAAATCAGTAGAG GATATTCATGCATTTGCCATAAGAAGTCTGGCTGAACTGACAGCATGCTCCATTGAAATGTTTCACAAAACTGCAGCTTTGTTTCTACGTGGTCAGAAAGAAGAGGTGACAGCCACAGACAGAGCCAAGTTGCTTTCACA AATGACGATTGTGCTGTGTAAAGAACTGTCAACTTTCTCTAAAGAGTTTACTATGTGCTTAACGACTGCAGGG GttaaagagaaagcagatgTGCTTAATCCCTTAATCACTGGAGTGTTTTTGGAG gCTTCAAACAGTGCTTCATATATCCAAGATGCCTTCCAGCTCTTGCTGCCTGTATTGCAGATCTCCGTTATTGAGGCTAGAACGGAACTATCACAGCAATAA
- the MFAP3 gene encoding microfibril-associated glycoprotein 3 gives MKLSYCLLILTVSADLSIGFTLENVAFNGTVAFGSLNTSLHTVSQALISSPAHHDIIAKEGTSILIECKLNISQYEYILWYNSRGHLLEQKDEGGRWRIAGNSLNITKVNFADRGRYTCAAVNRNDTLFYTVTLRVIFTSGDMSIYYMIVCLVAFAITLILNITRLCMMSSHLRKTEKAINEFFRTEGAEKLQKAFEIAKRIPIITSAKTLELAKVTQFKTMEFARYIEELARSIPLPPLILNCRAFMEEIFEAVRVDDPDEGEEEKQTQACGTQAAIYPINPEIKRSDSPAGDSDDGSMNEQGQEIAVQVSIHPQSEVQSIDTVSHDSCQFAPSEEGTC, from the exons ATGAAGCTCAGCTATTGCCTGTTAATTTTGACTGTTAGTGCTGATCTTTCAATTGGATTTACACTGGAAAATGTAGCTTTTAATGGGACAGTTGCTTTTGGGTCTTTGAATACATCACTCCATACAGTGTCTCAAGCTCTAATAAGTTCTCCAGCACACCATGACATCATAGCCAAAGAGGGGACCAGTATTTTAATTGAATGTAAACTGAACATCAGCCAATATGAATATATTCTTTGGTATAACTCCAGAGGACACCTGCTTGAACAGAAAGATGAAG GTGGACGGTGGAGGATTGCTGGTAATTCCCTTAACATCACAAAGGTCAACTTCGCTGACCGGGGTCGATACACGTGTGCAGCTGTTAATCGCAATGACACCTTGTTTTACACAGTCACCCTGAGGGTTATCTTCACCTCAGGAGACATGAGTATCTACTACATGATTGTGTGCCTCGTTGCCTTTGCTATCACCCTCATTTTAAATATAACCCGTCTGTGCATGATGAGCAGTCACCTCCGCAAAACGGAGAAGGCTATCAATGAGTTCTTCAGGACGGAAGGGGCTGAGAAGCTTCAGAAGGCTTTTGAGATAGCCAAGCGTATCCCTATCATTACATCTGCCAAAACGCTAGAGTTGGCCAAAGTCACTCAGTTTAAGACCATGGAGTTTGCTCGGTACATTGAAGAGCTTGCCAGAAGCATTCCCCTTCCACCTCTGATCCTTAACTGCAGGGCGTTCATGGAGGAGATCTTTGAGGCTGTGCGAGTTGATGATCCCGATGAAGGTGAGGAGGAGAAACAGACCCAAGCCTGCGGTACCCAAGCTGCGATATACCCCATCAACCCAGAGATCAAGCGCAGTGATTCACCAGCTGGGGATTCAGATGATGGGTCAATGAATGAGCAAGGTCAAGAGATAGCCGTTCAGGTGTCCATTCACCCGCAGTCAGAAGTGCAGAGCATTGACACTGTTTCTCACGACAGCTGCCAGTTTGCGCCTTCTGAGGAAGGCACCTGCTGA